The genomic window TGATTTTTTTCACGTTCTCTGTCTGCATCGGCTTTGCCCGTTTGGCAAACACCAGCAACGTTTTCATCTGCATACCTCCTTTACAGTGCTTCGTGGCTGTTTAAAACCACTTTTTCCAAATCCAAGCCGACACTTTCGGCATCCTTTTGTACCAATAACAAATATTCTATATTTCCTTCCGGTCCGCGGATAGGTGAAAAGCTGAGATTCAAAACGCCTAAGCCCAGCTGTGACGCAAAGGCTGTCACCTCGCGCACCACCGTCAGATGGACCTTTTTATCCTTTACAACGCCTTTTTTGTTCAAATGCTGTTTGCCTGCCTCGAACTGGGGCTTTATGAGCAAAACCGCCAAGCCCTTGGGCTTTAAGAATTCGTAAACCTTTGGCAGAACAAGCTTTAAGGAAATAAAAGACACGTCCACCGAAATAAAATCCAGCGGTTCGATTTTGTCTGCCTCTAAATTGCGGATGTTGGTTTTTTCCATATTCAGCACCCGCTCGTCTGCACGCAACGATTCGTGCAGCTGATCTTTGCCCACATCTACCGCGTACACCTTTTTGGCACCGTTTTTGAGCATGCAATGGGTAAATCCGCCGGTAGAAGCACCAATGTCCATGGCAACCTTGTCCTTTAGGGTAAGCTTAAAAGCATCAATCGCCTTTTCAAGCTTTAATCCGCCACGGCTGACATAGGGGTTTTGTGTGCCGACAATTTCGATTTTTACCGTTTCGTCTACACTCTGTCCGCTCTTTTTTGCAGAATTTCCGTTTAAAAGCACCTGCCCGTTTTCTATTAATGTCTTTGCCCGTTCCCGGCTCTGACACAAGCCGAGACTGACTAAAAGAACGTCTAACCTTTGTTTCATTCTATAAATTCCTTAATCTGTGTTCCCAGTGATTCTGCATCCAGCTTTAAGTCGCAGAGCAATTCGTCCACACTGCCGTGGGCGACAAAGCAGTCGTCAACGCCAAGCATCCGATGAGAAAAGGAAACACCTGCTTTTAAAAGTTCTTCCGCAAGAAGAGATCCCATACCGCCCTTGATGACATTGTCCTCCACCGTAACCAGCTTTCCTGTTTTTTGCAGGGATTTTATGATTGCATCCGTTTGGATTGGCTTGATGCAGTTTAAATGGAAATGGTCGCCGTCAAATTTGCTGTTTTGCGTTACGGTTGTCATGCGTGAGCAGGAAACCACCGTCACCTTATCCCCTTTCCGTAACTGCTCAGGGGCAAAAATGTCGGTTACTTCTTCGCCGTGCACCGCGTTTCCTCTCGGGTAGCGCACCGCATATACCCCGTCCTGCTCGGTTACGGCATGCTTCAACACTGCCTGCAAACCTTCTGCGGTGTAAGGGGTAAACAGCTTGATACCCGGAATATGTGAAAGATAAGAAATATCAAAAATACCGTGATGGGTTTCCCCGTCCTCGCCCACAAGTCCTGCTCTGTCCAGGCACAAAAGTCCCGACACATGGGGTTGAAGCGCCATATCGTGCAAAATGCTGTCATAGGCGCGTTGCAGGAAAGTGGAATAGATGCAAATGGCAGGGAAAAAGCCTTTACATGAAAGCCCTGCACCAAAGGTTACGGCATGTGCTTCGGAAATACCAACGTCAAAGAACCGTTCGCTGTACTTTGCCGAAAAGGGCAAAAGCCCCGTTGCATCTGCCATGGCGGCAGAAACCGCAACTAAGTTTTCCTTTTCGCCAGCAAGCTGTAAAAGCGCATTTCCGCAAACTGAAGAAAAGGTTTCGGTT from Clostridia bacterium includes these protein-coding regions:
- a CDS encoding TlyA family RNA methyltransferase, producing the protein MKQRLDVLLVSLGLCQSRERAKTLIENGQVLLNGNSAKKSGQSVDETVKIEIVGTQNPYVSRGGLKLEKAIDAFKLTLKDKVAMDIGASTGGFTHCMLKNGAKKVYAVDVGKDQLHESLRADERVLNMEKTNIRNLEADKIEPLDFISVDVSFISLKLVLPKVYEFLKPKGLAVLLIKPQFEAGKQHLNKKGVVKDKKVHLTVVREVTAFASQLGLGVLNLSFSPIRGPEGNIEYLLLVQKDAESVGLDLEKVVLNSHEAL